One part of the Nocardioides zeae genome encodes these proteins:
- a CDS encoding aldehyde dehydrogenase → MTADHTQLLIGGVWTAPSSQNRITVRSASTEEVIGSVPEASNADVDAAVAAARRAFDDPTGWATWDASRRADVLDRLAAEYEKRAEQMYAAISAQNGMPIAIARQLESFPPLLFRYYADLVRKQPVEDVRDGILASTVTVRRSPVGVVAAIVPWNVPQSLTATKLAPGLAAGCTFVVKPSPETVLDAYLLAEASIAAGVPEGVISIVPGGRDLGAYLVSHPGIDKVAFTGSTAGGRAVAQACAGLLRPVSLELGGKSAAIVLDDADLDLARVGQSLFGATLANNGQVCFLGTRVLAPRNRYDEVVDAFTALISNAPVGDSLDESTLIGPMASSTQRDRVHGYIERGAAEGARVVVGGAGRPDGLDHGWFVRPTLFADLDNHATVAREEIFGPVLSVIPYGSDAEAVAIANDSDYGLGGSVWSTDPERATSVANAVHTGTIGINGYLPDPQGPFGGVKASGIGKEFGPEGLAAYQQLKSVYRFD, encoded by the coding sequence ATGACTGCCGACCACACACAGCTGCTCATCGGAGGGGTCTGGACCGCCCCCTCGTCCCAGAACCGCATCACTGTCCGTTCCGCCTCCACCGAGGAGGTCATCGGCTCCGTGCCGGAGGCCTCGAACGCCGATGTCGACGCGGCGGTCGCAGCGGCCCGACGCGCCTTCGACGACCCCACCGGCTGGGCGACCTGGGACGCCTCCCGGCGGGCCGACGTCCTCGACCGCCTGGCCGCGGAGTACGAGAAGCGCGCGGAGCAGATGTACGCCGCGATCTCCGCCCAGAACGGCATGCCCATCGCGATCGCCCGACAGCTCGAGAGCTTCCCGCCGCTCCTGTTCCGTTACTACGCCGACCTCGTCCGCAAGCAGCCCGTCGAGGACGTGCGCGACGGCATCCTGGCCTCGACGGTGACGGTCCGTAGAAGTCCCGTCGGCGTCGTCGCGGCGATCGTCCCCTGGAACGTGCCGCAGTCGCTGACCGCGACCAAGCTGGCCCCCGGCCTGGCCGCCGGTTGCACCTTCGTGGTCAAGCCGTCACCCGAGACGGTCCTCGACGCCTACCTCCTAGCCGAGGCGTCCATTGCGGCGGGCGTCCCCGAGGGCGTCATCAGCATCGTCCCGGGCGGGCGCGACCTGGGGGCGTACCTCGTCTCCCACCCCGGCATCGACAAGGTCGCCTTCACCGGGTCCACAGCCGGGGGGCGCGCCGTCGCCCAGGCCTGTGCCGGACTCCTGCGCCCGGTCTCCCTCGAGCTGGGCGGCAAGAGCGCTGCGATCGTGCTCGACGACGCCGACCTCGACCTCGCCAGGGTCGGCCAGTCGCTCTTCGGCGCGACCCTCGCGAACAACGGTCAGGTCTGCTTCCTCGGCACCCGGGTTCTCGCGCCGCGGAACCGGTACGACGAGGTGGTGGACGCCTTCACCGCGCTCATCTCCAACGCTCCCGTCGGCGACAGCCTGGACGAGTCGACACTCATCGGCCCGATGGCCAGCAGCACCCAGCGCGATCGCGTCCACGGCTACATCGAGCGCGGGGCCGCCGAAGGTGCGCGGGTCGTCGTCGGCGGCGCCGGCCGGCCGGATGGCCTCGACCACGGCTGGTTCGTCCGACCGACCCTCTTCGCCGACCTCGACAACCACGCCACCGTCGCCCGAGAGGAGATCTTCGGACCGGTCCTCAGCGTCATCCCGTACGGCAGCGACGCGGAGGCGGTCGCGATCGCCAACGACTCCGACTACGGCCTCGGCGGGTCCGTGTGGAGCACCGACCCCGAGCGCGCGACCAGCGTGGCCAACGCCGTGCACACGGGGACGATCGGGATCAACGGCTACCTCCCCGACCCCCAGGGTCCGTTCGGGGGCGTCAAGGCCAGCGGGATCGGCAAGGAGTTCGGTCCCGAGGGGCTGGCTGCCTACCAGCAGCTGAAGTCCGTCTACCGCTTCGACTGA
- a CDS encoding MarR family winged helix-turn-helix transcriptional regulator has protein sequence MVDHLTAPGHLLRRAQQVHTEAWSRIVSDVTGPQYAVLVAVDGWPGLDQKLAGELASLDKSTTAGIVSRLVAGGWIRRVEDPNDRRRRLLETTGDGAIKLPVLTAAARQVQAALLSPLSEPERETFVDLLGQVARLDDSPIVGQHVHDRSLVMARTPGYLIRRAQQLHTALWSDHVTDVTGPQYAVLAAVLRAGTATHAEIGTRASLDSSSVRDIVGRLTARGWLEAAPNAGDRRSRPVRVTAPAETAVRLLAGPVQGVQDELLLPLGGDDRTRFLGLAQRVSRVVDGPSRIAVA, from the coding sequence GTGGTCGACCATCTCACCGCTCCGGGGCACCTGCTGCGTCGAGCACAGCAGGTGCACACCGAGGCCTGGTCCCGCATCGTGTCCGACGTGACCGGCCCTCAGTACGCCGTGCTCGTCGCTGTCGACGGGTGGCCCGGGCTCGACCAGAAGCTCGCCGGCGAGCTGGCTTCGCTCGACAAGTCGACCACCGCGGGCATCGTGTCCCGACTCGTGGCGGGCGGCTGGATCCGGCGGGTAGAGGACCCGAACGACCGTCGGCGACGGCTGCTCGAGACCACCGGCGACGGAGCAATCAAGCTGCCCGTGCTCACCGCTGCGGCGCGGCAGGTCCAGGCAGCCCTGCTGTCCCCTCTCTCGGAACCCGAGCGGGAGACGTTCGTCGACCTCCTGGGGCAGGTGGCCCGGCTCGACGACTCGCCCATCGTCGGCCAGCATGTGCACGACCGGTCCCTGGTGATGGCGCGCACGCCGGGCTACCTGATCCGCCGGGCTCAGCAGCTGCACACGGCGTTGTGGTCCGATCACGTCACCGATGTGACCGGACCGCAGTACGCGGTGCTGGCAGCCGTTCTCCGCGCCGGCACCGCGACCCATGCGGAGATCGGCACTCGCGCGTCCCTGGACTCCTCCAGCGTGCGAGACATCGTGGGCCGGCTCACCGCGCGGGGGTGGCTCGAAGCCGCTCCGAATGCCGGAGACCGGCGAAGCCGGCCGGTCCGTGTCACCGCACCGGCCGAGACCGCCGTGCGCCTGCTTGCCGGCCCGGTGCAAGGCGTGCAGGACGAGCTGCTGCTGCCACTGGGAGGGGATGACCGAACGCGCTTCCTCGGTCTCGCCCAGCGGGTCAGCCGCGTGGTCGACGGGCCTTCTCGCATCGCCGTCGCCTAG
- a CDS encoding fumarylacetoacetate hydrolase family protein, whose amino-acid sequence MQYVSFRTASTHTSVGAIIGDRVMDLGTRLPAPTAGLSPIRRLLHAYDGRLPTQADDLLGLPGFPLTDVELLPVVPDPSKVVAAPVNYTDHQAEMNQDAHIDALGVFLKAPSSVAADGATVTLPYSDRRFDQEGELALVIGRRARHVAAADALHYVAGYTCLLDMTMRGGEDRSTRKSFDTFTPVGPAVVTPDEVGPLGELRLRTWVNDELRQDADIADLIWDVPALIAYASSVMTLEVGDILTTGTPAGVGQVRDGDDVRVEISRVGRLSAKVSATGAVRSPTRGADRGPKPPASVTPVRQR is encoded by the coding sequence ATGCAGTACGTCAGCTTCCGCACCGCCTCCACCCACACCTCCGTGGGTGCGATCATCGGCGACCGCGTCATGGATCTCGGCACCCGTCTCCCCGCACCGACCGCGGGACTGAGCCCGATCCGTCGCCTCCTCCACGCATACGACGGTCGCCTGCCCACCCAGGCCGACGACCTCCTCGGCCTCCCAGGCTTCCCCCTGACGGACGTGGAGCTGCTCCCGGTCGTCCCCGACCCCTCCAAGGTCGTCGCAGCGCCGGTGAACTACACCGATCACCAGGCCGAGATGAACCAGGACGCTCACATCGACGCGCTGGGCGTCTTCCTCAAGGCGCCCTCCTCGGTAGCGGCCGACGGCGCGACGGTCACCCTCCCCTACTCCGACCGCCGTTTCGACCAAGAGGGCGAGCTCGCCCTCGTCATCGGGCGACGCGCGCGCCACGTGGCGGCCGCCGACGCCCTGCACTACGTGGCCGGCTACACCTGCCTCCTGGACATGACCATGCGGGGCGGCGAGGACAGGTCGACCCGCAAGTCGTTCGACACGTTCACCCCGGTTGGTCCTGCCGTCGTCACACCGGACGAAGTAGGCCCGCTCGGCGAGCTGCGCCTGCGCACCTGGGTCAACGACGAGCTCCGCCAGGACGCCGACATCGCCGACCTCATCTGGGACGTGCCGGCTCTGATCGCGTACGCGTCGTCCGTCATGACGCTCGAGGTCGGCGACATCCTCACCACGGGAACTCCCGCCGGGGTCGGGCAGGTCCGCGACGGCGACGACGTCCGTGTGGAGATCTCGCGTGTCGGACGTCTCTCCGCCAAGGTCAGCGCAACGGGCGCCGTCCGCAGTCCCACCCGCGGCGCAGACCGCGGACCCAAGCCGCCGGCGTCCGTCACCCCCGTGCGACAGCGCTGA
- a CDS encoding FAD-dependent oxidoreductase has protein sequence MTTTETTPTTRPSAHHDVLVVGGGIGGLATALSAARAGRDVHLVEQAPQFGEIGAGLQLGPNAMRAFDRLGVYAAVARSAVFPARGVVRDAVDGSELTVLDFGRRFVDRYGYPYAVAHRRDVLDALLDACHAEPNVHLENGRAVAEVHETASHADVFFTDGTRDRAQTIVGADGIRSRVRHLLDTSEPSFSGHIAYRGAIAIDDIPGPVSDDEVLLWIGPGMHLMQYPVRSGTLYNQVAVYERPPSRVEPHGDLTELADVFARACPQVRASVDLIDVSRGWPVFDRRPMRPWSTSRSVLIGDAAHAMLQYLGQGACQALEDAVELGAALRAHPGDDAAAFQAYEDVRRPIGARCQEAARPWGALWHTEDPTVLGLRNRLLRQRRPDDYSELDWLYAERSLTLLDNPAPGAAERATRAAS, from the coding sequence ATGACGACCACCGAGACGACCCCGACGACACGCCCGTCCGCACATCACGACGTCCTGGTCGTCGGTGGTGGCATCGGCGGGCTCGCCACGGCACTCTCCGCCGCACGCGCCGGGAGAGACGTGCACCTGGTCGAGCAGGCCCCCCAGTTCGGGGAGATCGGCGCAGGACTCCAGCTCGGTCCGAACGCGATGCGCGCCTTCGACCGACTCGGCGTCTACGCCGCCGTGGCCCGATCAGCCGTGTTCCCGGCCCGCGGCGTGGTGCGCGATGCCGTGGACGGGTCCGAGCTCACCGTGCTCGACTTCGGTCGGCGGTTCGTGGATCGCTACGGCTATCCGTATGCCGTCGCCCACCGGCGCGACGTGCTCGATGCACTGCTCGACGCCTGCCATGCCGAGCCCAACGTCCACCTGGAGAACGGACGCGCGGTCGCCGAGGTGCACGAGACGGCGTCCCACGCCGACGTCTTCTTCACGGACGGCACGCGCGACCGTGCGCAGACGATCGTGGGCGCCGACGGCATCCGGTCGCGGGTGCGCCACCTCCTCGACACCAGCGAGCCGTCCTTCAGCGGTCACATCGCCTACCGCGGCGCGATCGCCATCGACGACATCCCCGGCCCGGTCAGCGACGACGAGGTGCTGCTCTGGATCGGCCCCGGCATGCACCTGATGCAGTACCCCGTGCGCAGCGGCACGCTCTACAACCAGGTGGCGGTCTACGAACGCCCCCCGAGCCGTGTCGAACCGCACGGCGACCTCACGGAGCTCGCCGACGTCTTCGCGCGCGCCTGTCCGCAGGTCAGGGCCTCGGTGGACCTCATCGACGTCTCCCGCGGCTGGCCGGTCTTCGACCGTCGACCCATGCGGCCGTGGAGCACGTCGCGCAGCGTGCTCATCGGGGACGCCGCCCACGCCATGCTCCAGTACCTCGGTCAGGGCGCTTGCCAGGCGCTGGAGGACGCCGTCGAGCTGGGCGCGGCACTCCGCGCGCACCCGGGGGACGACGCTGCTGCCTTCCAGGCCTACGAGGACGTGCGGCGCCCCATCGGCGCACGTTGCCAGGAGGCGGCGCGCCCGTGGGGAGCCCTGTGGCACACCGAGGACCCCACCGTGCTCGGTCTGCGCAACCGCTTGCTGCGCCAGCGCCGACCTGACGACTACTCAGAGCTCGACTGGCTCTACGCCGAACGCAGCCTCACCCTCCTGGACAACCCTGCCCCGGGAGCCGCCGAACGGGCGACCAGAGCCGCGTCCTAG
- a CDS encoding cupin domain-containing protein gives MRYHADEPELDAYYADIDRVHLQPLWEMSGLLTPTPVVQSVPHRWSARELQTLAARAGELVPVDRGGDRRVLAMANPGLDGAPFISGTLWAAVQFLGAGEVAPAHRHTPGALRFVLDGDGVYTVLNGDPVPMSRGDLVLTPSWVYHEHHNPSAQPMMWLDVLDLPMVAALDAVFFEEGPSEEADESVLPRSAAERRYGQGPGLVPTGVSSVLHEERHSPLSVYRWADTDAALDALLELGDGAQAEVRYRDPSRDRDVMPTLRCEMRRVVSGATTSTDRQTGTRVCAVLNGAGTVRLGDQRFSLVAGDVFVVPSWCEHQLEADTTIDIFTTSDAPVLDALGLFRRTAVPA, from the coding sequence GTGCGCTACCACGCCGACGAGCCCGAGCTCGACGCGTACTACGCCGACATCGATCGGGTCCACCTGCAGCCGCTGTGGGAGATGTCCGGCCTGCTGACCCCCACGCCCGTCGTCCAGTCGGTACCGCACCGCTGGAGCGCCCGAGAACTGCAGACGCTGGCTGCTCGTGCCGGGGAGCTCGTCCCCGTGGACCGCGGCGGCGACCGGCGAGTGCTCGCCATGGCCAACCCCGGCCTGGACGGCGCTCCCTTCATCTCCGGGACGCTGTGGGCGGCGGTGCAGTTCCTCGGTGCCGGCGAGGTCGCGCCCGCCCACCGCCACACGCCTGGCGCCCTGCGCTTCGTGCTCGACGGAGATGGTGTGTATACCGTCTTGAACGGTGACCCGGTGCCGATGAGCCGGGGTGACCTCGTGCTCACGCCGTCGTGGGTCTACCACGAGCACCACAACCCCAGCGCCCAGCCGATGATGTGGCTGGACGTCCTCGACCTGCCCATGGTCGCGGCCCTCGATGCCGTCTTCTTCGAGGAGGGTCCCTCGGAGGAGGCCGATGAGTCGGTCCTTCCGCGTTCGGCGGCAGAGCGGCGCTACGGCCAGGGTCCGGGTCTTGTGCCCACCGGTGTCAGCAGCGTCCTGCACGAGGAGCGCCACTCGCCGCTCTCCGTCTACCGGTGGGCCGACACGGATGCTGCCCTCGACGCGCTCTTGGAGCTCGGTGACGGAGCCCAGGCGGAGGTGCGCTACCGCGACCCGAGCCGGGACCGCGACGTGATGCCCACCCTGCGGTGCGAGATGCGTCGCGTCGTGTCCGGCGCGACCACGTCGACCGACCGGCAGACCGGGACCCGCGTGTGCGCCGTGCTCAACGGCGCAGGAACGGTCCGGCTCGGCGACCAACGGTTCTCGCTCGTCGCCGGCGACGTCTTCGTGGTGCCCTCGTGGTGTGAGCACCAGCTCGAGGCCGACACCACGATCGACATCTTCACCACGAGCGACGCCCCCGTCCTCGACGCCCTCGGTCTCTTCCGTCGGACGGCGGTGCCGGCATGA
- a CDS encoding oxygenase MpaB family protein — translation MTATTSPKGRKWIDRRIAQLDPSTDFAEIVRLSTLYRVNPLQLAWFYAVGTPAAGIAPAVTDAVWRHGEGTYNTQPNLRRDDSVDHLMMWFEHGPADAVTTASVGMVNKYHAHFARDFPQGFASPEDYVYILCLNATFFHSTARRLGMPGFSEAQQRATWEFWSRLAAHFTVATTGRPALDATAFPGDFDQMVQLVEDYQARPWPVHRPGHLSTTSAIENFARTWFPRPLRPFGRALVTTFLSPHVRRAHSIEPPAPPYALAARAFMWVGIVASTYVLPDPRDSILDRRRRASASTASGSGVDVAAHRRAGRLDGQVSHHGGLCPHLPVTAPTGD, via the coding sequence ATGACCGCGACGACCTCACCGAAAGGTCGCAAGTGGATCGACCGTCGGATCGCTCAGCTCGACCCCAGCACCGACTTCGCCGAGATCGTGCGGCTGAGCACCTTGTACCGGGTCAACCCGCTCCAGCTCGCGTGGTTCTACGCGGTCGGGACACCCGCGGCCGGCATCGCTCCAGCGGTGACGGACGCGGTGTGGCGCCATGGGGAAGGCACCTACAACACGCAGCCGAACCTGCGCCGCGACGACTCCGTCGACCACCTCATGATGTGGTTCGAGCACGGGCCCGCGGACGCGGTCACGACGGCCTCGGTCGGCATGGTCAACAAGTACCACGCGCACTTCGCGCGCGACTTTCCCCAGGGATTCGCCTCGCCCGAGGACTACGTCTACATCCTCTGCCTGAACGCGACTTTCTTCCACAGCACCGCACGCCGGCTGGGGATGCCCGGTTTCAGCGAGGCCCAGCAGCGAGCCACCTGGGAGTTCTGGTCCCGGCTCGCTGCCCACTTCACCGTCGCCACGACCGGTCGGCCGGCACTCGATGCGACCGCCTTCCCAGGAGACTTCGACCAGATGGTCCAGCTCGTCGAGGACTATCAGGCCAGGCCCTGGCCGGTCCACCGACCCGGCCACCTCTCGACCACCTCGGCCATCGAGAACTTCGCTCGTACGTGGTTCCCGCGTCCCCTACGGCCGTTCGGTCGCGCACTCGTCACGACGTTCCTCTCGCCCCACGTTCGACGGGCGCACAGCATCGAGCCCCCCGCGCCGCCGTACGCCCTGGCAGCTCGCGCGTTCATGTGGGTGGGGATCGTTGCCTCCACCTATGTCCTGCCCGATCCCCGCGACAGCATCCTCGACCGGCGCCGTCGCGCCAGCGCGAGCACGGCCTCGGGTTCGGGCGTCGACGTCGCGGCACACCGCCGAGCAGGACGGCTCGACGGCCAGGTGTCCCACCACGGGGGTCTGTGCCCCCACCTGCCCGTGACGGCCCCGACGGGCGACTGA
- a CDS encoding helix-turn-helix domain-containing protein gives MRRHLVVLERADTPAVHPAILGAVPIDAHSRLHLGPGPGLVAYAVGFDVRGAIAERVLRQAMGTSPASRGPLLGVGPALIGPAGAQVSLAIAAWLADHADHRADALRTAALVSALAQDAARARELVRDALGPLADDTETAAHDRRALSGYLEAGRSLQRAAQREHVHRNTMVYRIRRAAARLPAPLDGTETDVLCALRLIDVLGPGTLERLAAT, from the coding sequence ATGCGTCGACACTTGGTCGTCCTCGAGCGCGCGGACACCCCTGCCGTCCACCCCGCGATCCTGGGCGCGGTCCCGATCGACGCCCACAGTCGGCTGCACCTGGGTCCAGGTCCCGGCCTCGTGGCGTACGCCGTCGGCTTCGACGTGCGCGGAGCAATCGCAGAGCGCGTCCTGCGACAAGCGATGGGCACGTCGCCAGCGTCCCGCGGGCCGCTCCTGGGAGTCGGACCGGCGCTGATCGGCCCGGCGGGCGCTCAGGTCTCCCTCGCGATAGCGGCATGGCTGGCGGACCACGCGGACCACCGCGCCGACGCCCTGCGCACCGCCGCCCTCGTGTCCGCCCTGGCGCAGGACGCGGCCCGGGCGCGCGAGCTGGTGCGCGACGCCCTGGGTCCGCTGGCCGACGACACCGAGACCGCTGCGCACGACCGCCGCGCGCTGAGCGGCTATCTCGAGGCCGGTCGCAGCCTGCAACGAGCTGCGCAACGCGAGCACGTCCACCGCAACACCATGGTCTACCGGATCCGACGGGCAGCAGCACGACTACCCGCCCCCCTCGACGGCACGGAGACGGACGTGCTCTGCGCCCTCCGCCTCATCGACGTCCTCGGACCCGGCACGCTCGAAAGGCTGGCCGCCACGTGA
- a CDS encoding aromatic ring-hydroxylating dioxygenase subunit alpha translates to MTDVARATPTAAHDARGGDDDLGGLTDIAASEWPMDAWYAAAYDAEVGRRLTSFTVAGLPVVLYRTLDGTPVALADACWHRLVPLSMGRLCGDEVECGYHGIRYDAEGRCTHMPAQRTINPSAGVRAFPTVERHRFIWVWPGDPAKADPELVPDMHWNDDPLWAADGKVIEVDAGYQLILDNLMDLTHEEFIHTSSIGNDDLSTAEFDTVHDKAGRRVTVTRWMRGIEPPPLWRHLLKIKFPEYHGPVDRWQIIHYQAPATICIDVGVAIAGTGAPEGDRSQGVNGYVLNTMCPTGPKTARYLWAIARNFAIDKQRVTTELREGVGNVFFEDETMLNAQQRAIDDNPGYDFYNINIDAGGMWARRLIKDMIAEEKNPDVSAGGLT, encoded by the coding sequence ATGACCGATGTCGCTCGAGCAACCCCTACGGCCGCCCACGACGCCCGCGGCGGGGACGACGACCTCGGTGGCCTCACGGACATCGCGGCAAGCGAGTGGCCCATGGACGCCTGGTACGCCGCTGCTTACGACGCCGAGGTCGGTCGCCGTCTGACATCCTTCACGGTCGCGGGCTTGCCGGTGGTGCTCTACCGCACGCTGGACGGCACGCCTGTCGCGCTCGCCGACGCCTGCTGGCACCGTCTCGTCCCCCTCTCGATGGGGCGGCTGTGCGGGGACGAGGTCGAGTGCGGGTACCACGGGATCCGCTACGACGCCGAGGGTCGGTGCACCCACATGCCGGCACAGCGGACGATCAACCCGAGCGCCGGTGTCAGAGCCTTCCCGACGGTCGAGCGGCACCGGTTCATCTGGGTGTGGCCGGGCGACCCCGCGAAGGCCGACCCCGAGCTGGTGCCCGACATGCACTGGAACGATGACCCGCTGTGGGCCGCCGACGGCAAGGTGATCGAGGTCGACGCTGGCTACCAGCTGATCCTCGACAACCTGATGGACCTCACTCACGAGGAGTTCATCCACACCTCGAGCATCGGCAACGACGACCTCAGCACCGCTGAGTTCGACACCGTGCACGACAAAGCCGGACGCCGAGTGACCGTGACCCGCTGGATGCGGGGGATCGAGCCGCCCCCCCTGTGGAGGCACCTGCTGAAGATCAAGTTCCCTGAGTACCACGGGCCGGTGGACCGGTGGCAGATCATCCACTACCAGGCGCCGGCGACGATCTGCATCGACGTCGGCGTCGCCATCGCAGGCACCGGAGCCCCCGAGGGCGACCGCAGCCAGGGCGTGAACGGTTACGTGTTGAACACCATGTGCCCGACCGGTCCGAAGACGGCGCGCTATCTGTGGGCGATCGCCCGGAACTTCGCGATCGACAAGCAACGCGTCACCACGGAGCTCCGCGAGGGAGTGGGCAACGTCTTCTTCGAGGACGAGACGATGCTCAACGCGCAGCAGCGCGCCATCGACGACAACCCGGGCTACGACTTCTACAACATCAACATCGACGCGGGCGGCATGTGGGCCCGGCGCCTCATCAAGGACATGATCGCCGAGGAGAAGAACCCCGATGTCTCCGCAGGTGGCCTCACATGA
- a CDS encoding MFS transporter: MSATTAAGRPGPSDAPRVPPRREPTPTQRRRVAAASLIGTTIEWYDYFIFGSAAALVFGPLFFPQADPLTGTLAAFATFAVGFIARPIGGIVMGHFGDRVGRKSMLVTSMMLMGVATVLIGLLPTYETIGIAAPILLVVLRLVQGFGVGGEWGGAVLMSVEYAPPRRRAIFGSLPQMGLPAGVILANVAFIVAVQRLAPGEFAAWGWRVPFLLSAVLIVVGLVLRLKVQESPEFAALREDKEVLRSPLVQVFRSHKSDLLLASAASIAAPALGYLILVYMLSYGVGVIGHSSQTVLWLIVVASLAWLVAIGISAVVAERVGRKRVFLAGALLVSVWAFPFFRLVDSGEVVSMGVALSVAAVAVATMAGPQAALVADLFPASVRYSGSSLAYQVGSVLGGAFAPTIATSLFAAYAASWPIAVYMAALGAASFLALLFLREEEPVPAPVGDGV; the protein is encoded by the coding sequence ATGAGTGCCACCACTGCAGCAGGCCGGCCCGGCCCGTCGGACGCCCCGCGGGTCCCGCCCCGACGCGAACCGACACCGACGCAGCGCCGCCGAGTCGCGGCGGCGAGCCTGATCGGCACGACGATCGAGTGGTACGACTACTTCATCTTCGGAAGCGCGGCGGCGCTGGTTTTCGGTCCCCTGTTCTTCCCCCAGGCCGACCCTCTGACCGGCACGCTGGCAGCATTCGCCACCTTCGCCGTCGGTTTCATCGCGCGTCCCATCGGCGGCATCGTCATGGGTCACTTCGGCGACCGGGTCGGGCGCAAGTCGATGCTCGTCACCTCGATGATGTTGATGGGCGTCGCGACCGTGCTCATCGGCCTGTTGCCGACATACGAGACGATCGGGATCGCAGCCCCGATCCTCCTCGTCGTGCTGCGCCTCGTCCAAGGCTTCGGCGTGGGCGGGGAATGGGGCGGCGCCGTGCTGATGTCGGTCGAGTACGCCCCGCCCCGCCGCCGCGCGATCTTCGGGTCCCTCCCGCAGATGGGTCTCCCGGCCGGCGTGATCCTGGCCAACGTCGCGTTCATCGTCGCGGTGCAGCGGCTCGCACCGGGAGAGTTCGCCGCGTGGGGCTGGCGCGTGCCGTTCCTGCTCTCCGCCGTCCTCATCGTGGTCGGCCTCGTCCTCCGCCTCAAGGTGCAGGAGAGCCCGGAGTTCGCTGCACTGCGTGAGGACAAGGAGGTCCTGCGATCTCCACTGGTGCAGGTCTTCCGCTCGCACAAGTCGGACCTGCTGCTCGCGAGCGCCGCGTCGATCGCCGCTCCCGCCCTGGGTTACCTCATCCTCGTCTACATGCTGTCGTACGGCGTCGGTGTGATCGGCCACAGCTCCCAAACGGTGCTCTGGTTGATCGTCGTCGCAAGCCTCGCCTGGCTGGTGGCCATCGGGATCTCGGCCGTGGTCGCCGAACGCGTGGGCCGGAAGCGCGTCTTTCTCGCGGGAGCCCTGTTGGTGAGCGTGTGGGCGTTCCCCTTCTTCCGCCTCGTGGACTCGGGCGAGGTCGTGTCGATGGGCGTGGCGCTGAGCGTCGCGGCTGTCGCGGTCGCGACCATGGCCGGACCCCAGGCGGCGCTCGTCGCCGACCTCTTCCCCGCGTCCGTGCGTTACAGCGGGTCGTCGCTCGCCTATCAGGTGGGATCGGTGCTCGGCGGGGCCTTCGCGCCTACGATCGCCACCAGTCTGTTCGCGGCGTACGCCGCGTCCTGGCCCATCGCGGTCTACATGGCCGCCCTCGGCGCGGCGAGCTTCCTCGCCTTGCTCTTCCTCCGCGAGGAAGAGCCAGTCCCGGCGCCTGTCGGGGACGGCGTCTAG